A window of the Pelagicoccus enzymogenes genome harbors these coding sequences:
- a CDS encoding TonB-dependent siderophore receptor has translation MSHKSKLWSSWKRFGFVTIGLAASLNAQTDSAEEEEVFELSPFQVDASEDSGYRATNTISGTRLNAAIKDIPMPIEVITDAFIKDTGSTDLRQSLAYSAGMIMSSQNDAGKGNSFGTIGGVHNPEGATSNKTQTSYKVRGFITDATLRDGYRRQFATDAANIGRVEVIRGPAALLYGIGNFGGIVNYLPKLPTADEMQHITLSVGNQKHYRAVYEAGNTLDNEINFGYYVTAVHEQNGSYTELAENNRQFISPIFTFRPTDKTEVTIDMEYGKEDKNAVGFQSVRARGDLSSENVANQQDRLERAGFLQFPDKEIRTMRWSGPDTFLNTESHNIRLQATHSFTDNLNVLLGYNTSKVEFDSRDVSGGITNNVGPENLRSTITVIPASVENGDAEFIFGEVTDAIFQGSWSDKNEVIDRDQIRAEVNYNFDLFQNSELFGLQNSFLLGRSEESSEKSVSTRGTIQNQYFYWDPTDSSYMRFGVNGDGTAAPGMERAAQVNDLSWNQGTYLVYQGSWLNERLTAVAGIRRDRNDFRGRVEDFRQDTVTRNDPGAKEKDTSQAGITYKLTKNLSVYALKAEGIMPNFDGNRDVYGNAMDAVTAESEEAGVKFDMLDGKLSGTISAYRIKQTGTPIFYWWAPSPAKGRFDPDADIIYNVSDFNPTVEAEWRNGSFTVAKPQWDAAVDAGAAYQLDGAWYLNATAPEGVAYMDTVFNASKTTNPGWPGWLYIQDDNTNNATLDFASAEAGGYDAYLSGDQESSGWEAQFNYAPNDNMQFVLNYAQTKRSVVNAGAFPEYPWGAGGVDKWAVWYFPDGAWGLSGYSLDDQFLDPSDTSTWQGRGYGAGEKQDDTPRHSLSGWSNFRIDDGALAGFSFGLGFQYESEREYFSGITDGSGQLVTDTNGQRVVLETDTRINIDAMAKYDFKLGERNAHVQLNVYNVMNDQAAYGYIYAKPTEYRLQFGMDL, from the coding sequence ATGAGTCATAAATCTAAGCTATGGTCTTCGTGGAAGCGTTTCGGCTTCGTCACGATTGGCTTAGCGGCGTCATTGAACGCCCAAACGGATTCCGCTGAAGAAGAGGAAGTTTTCGAGCTGTCGCCTTTTCAGGTCGACGCTTCTGAGGACAGTGGCTACCGCGCCACCAACACCATTTCCGGTACGCGCTTGAATGCCGCCATCAAGGACATTCCAATGCCGATCGAGGTGATCACCGACGCGTTTATCAAGGACACCGGGTCGACCGACTTGCGCCAGTCCTTGGCCTACAGCGCGGGGATGATCATGTCCTCTCAGAATGACGCCGGCAAGGGAAACAGCTTTGGCACGATCGGCGGCGTCCACAACCCGGAGGGCGCGACCAGCAACAAGACGCAAACCTCTTACAAGGTGCGCGGCTTCATCACCGACGCGACGCTACGGGACGGTTATCGCCGCCAATTCGCTACCGATGCTGCCAATATCGGCCGTGTGGAAGTTATACGCGGTCCAGCGGCGTTGCTCTACGGGATCGGTAACTTCGGAGGCATCGTCAATTACCTGCCGAAGCTTCCAACTGCTGACGAAATGCAGCACATCACGCTCAGTGTCGGTAACCAGAAGCACTATCGCGCCGTTTACGAGGCCGGTAACACTTTGGACAACGAAATCAACTTCGGTTATTACGTCACGGCAGTGCACGAGCAAAACGGCAGCTACACCGAGCTCGCTGAAAACAACCGCCAGTTCATTTCGCCGATCTTCACTTTCCGCCCGACGGACAAGACGGAAGTCACCATCGACATGGAATATGGCAAGGAGGACAAGAACGCGGTCGGTTTCCAGAGCGTCCGCGCCCGTGGCGACCTTTCCAGCGAGAATGTGGCGAACCAGCAAGACCGCCTCGAACGAGCGGGCTTCTTGCAGTTCCCCGACAAGGAAATTCGCACCATGCGATGGAGCGGTCCAGACACCTTCCTCAATACCGAGTCCCACAACATCCGTCTGCAGGCGACGCACAGCTTCACGGACAACTTGAATGTGCTTCTTGGATACAACACTTCCAAGGTCGAGTTTGACTCCCGCGACGTCTCGGGTGGTATCACCAACAACGTAGGTCCAGAAAACCTGCGCAGCACCATAACGGTGATTCCCGCGAGCGTGGAAAACGGGGATGCGGAGTTCATATTTGGCGAAGTGACCGATGCGATCTTCCAAGGCTCCTGGTCGGACAAGAACGAAGTCATCGATCGCGATCAGATCCGCGCGGAAGTGAACTACAACTTTGACCTGTTCCAGAACAGCGAGCTGTTCGGACTGCAGAACAGCTTCTTGCTCGGTCGCTCCGAAGAGAGTTCCGAGAAGTCGGTCTCCACTCGCGGTACCATCCAGAATCAATACTTCTACTGGGACCCGACCGATTCTTCCTACATGCGCTTTGGCGTTAACGGCGACGGTACGGCAGCTCCTGGAATGGAGAGGGCCGCGCAGGTCAACGACCTCTCTTGGAACCAAGGTACCTACCTTGTCTACCAAGGCAGCTGGCTTAACGAGCGTTTGACGGCAGTGGCAGGCATACGTCGCGACCGAAACGACTTCCGAGGCCGCGTTGAAGACTTCCGTCAGGACACCGTCACTCGCAACGATCCAGGCGCCAAGGAGAAGGATACGTCTCAGGCAGGCATCACTTACAAGTTGACCAAGAACCTTTCAGTTTATGCCCTCAAGGCAGAAGGCATCATGCCAAACTTCGACGGTAACCGCGACGTCTACGGCAACGCTATGGATGCTGTAACGGCGGAAAGCGAGGAAGCAGGCGTCAAGTTCGACATGTTGGACGGCAAGCTCAGCGGTACCATCAGTGCGTACCGTATCAAGCAAACGGGTACGCCGATCTTTTACTGGTGGGCACCTTCGCCAGCGAAGGGTCGCTTCGATCCAGACGCGGATATCATCTATAACGTTTCAGACTTCAATCCGACCGTGGAAGCGGAATGGCGCAATGGTTCCTTCACGGTTGCCAAGCCACAGTGGGATGCGGCGGTCGACGCGGGAGCAGCTTACCAGCTTGACGGCGCATGGTACCTCAATGCGACTGCACCGGAAGGGGTGGCCTACATGGACACAGTCTTCAACGCCTCCAAGACCACGAACCCAGGTTGGCCAGGTTGGTTGTACATCCAGGATGACAACACGAACAACGCGACTCTCGACTTCGCGTCTGCCGAAGCCGGTGGCTACGATGCCTACCTCAGCGGCGACCAAGAGTCCTCGGGTTGGGAAGCTCAGTTCAACTACGCGCCGAACGATAACATGCAGTTCGTGCTGAATTACGCCCAGACCAAGCGCTCCGTGGTGAACGCTGGCGCCTTCCCCGAGTATCCTTGGGGAGCCGGTGGCGTGGATAAGTGGGCTGTATGGTACTTCCCCGATGGAGCGTGGGGACTTTCTGGATACTCGCTCGACGACCAGTTCCTCGATCCAAGCGATACTTCGACTTGGCAGGGCCGCGGTTATGGAGCGGGCGAAAAGCAGGACGACACGCCACGTCACTCGCTTAGTGGTTGGAGTAACTTCCGTATCGACGATGGCGCCCTTGCTGGCTTCTCCTTCGGCCTCGGCTTCCAGTACGAGAGCGAGCGCGAGTACTTCTCTGGAATCACTGATGGTTCGGGGCAGCTCGTGACCGACACCAACGGACAACGCGTAGTATTGGAAACAGATACTCGCATCAACATCGATGCCATGGCGAAGTACGACTTCAAGCTAGGCGAGCGTAATGCTCATGTGCAGCTCAACGTTTACAACGTAATGAACGATCAAGCTGCCTACGGATACATCTACGCTAAGCCGACCGAGTACCGCCTCCAGTTTGGCATGGACCTTTAA
- a CDS encoding family 16 glycosylhydrolase: protein MKLSKQLLRALAPCGAALLSLSFPSSARASEGWQLVWSDEFEGDGSPNLQWWDFEEGYLRNNELQYYTKKRLENCRKENGMLVIEARRDHFDGHAVTSASLTSRRSASWTYGRFEVRAQLAAGRGTWPAIWMLGDNIGEVGWPHCGEIDIMEFVGYDPDTVHGTVHTTAYNHIQNTARGGSTVRDDLTQSMHVYAVEWEPHEIRFYVDDELYYTFENDQLGNDSTWPFHRPQHLKLNLAIGGDWGGSQGVDPAIYPTQFLIDYVRVYQRHEQGPYTLKIDSTGPGTVRIEPEKESYAPGETVTLIADPDIGMRLGKWKNVQVDRSLKTELRLDRSLEIHADFLDPSSMLQNTDFSNGTSNWYSYVDANAAADIAVNAEKQATVTVSNAGSAAWHVQLGQGGFALENGHRYRLTFQAKSVSGSPKLVAAIAQNASPYATYQSSSIDLSPTLQEHAFSFTHTQSSESNARVEFRLGSSAGQVAINQVRLVNLDESPLTAYEQWKQQHGIRPLADDRDPDQDLRPNLLEYLLNTSPHSPNPFQPVALVSKINGQLILAPNFDANSKDESISVALQRSANLVDWEDGASSTLPFSRLKIMAPPPIQD, encoded by the coding sequence ATGAAATTGTCAAAACAGCTCCTTCGCGCGCTCGCCCCCTGCGGGGCAGCTCTCTTAAGCCTCAGTTTCCCCTCTTCCGCCAGAGCCTCGGAGGGATGGCAACTCGTCTGGTCTGACGAATTCGAAGGCGACGGTTCGCCCAATCTTCAATGGTGGGACTTCGAGGAAGGCTACTTGCGCAACAACGAGCTACAGTACTATACGAAAAAGCGGCTCGAAAATTGCCGCAAGGAGAACGGCATGCTCGTAATCGAAGCCCGCCGCGACCATTTCGATGGGCACGCCGTCACTTCCGCCAGCCTCACCAGCCGACGCTCGGCCAGCTGGACCTACGGACGGTTCGAGGTACGGGCCCAACTGGCAGCCGGTCGCGGCACTTGGCCCGCCATTTGGATGCTCGGCGACAATATCGGCGAAGTCGGTTGGCCGCACTGCGGCGAAATCGATATCATGGAATTCGTAGGCTACGACCCGGACACCGTTCACGGCACCGTTCACACGACTGCCTACAACCACATTCAGAACACAGCTCGCGGCGGATCCACCGTTCGCGACGACCTCACCCAATCCATGCACGTATACGCCGTGGAGTGGGAACCTCATGAAATCCGCTTCTACGTCGACGACGAACTCTACTACACTTTTGAAAACGACCAGCTCGGCAACGATTCCACCTGGCCCTTTCACCGTCCCCAGCACCTGAAGCTAAATCTCGCGATTGGCGGCGACTGGGGCGGCTCGCAAGGCGTCGACCCAGCGATCTACCCCACTCAATTCCTCATCGACTACGTTCGCGTTTACCAACGCCATGAACAAGGTCCCTACACTCTAAAGATCGACAGCACAGGGCCAGGAACGGTCCGCATCGAGCCCGAGAAGGAATCATACGCGCCTGGCGAGACCGTCACCCTGATCGCAGATCCCGACATCGGCATGCGACTCGGCAAATGGAAAAACGTCCAAGTCGACCGTTCATTGAAAACCGAGCTACGGCTCGATCGATCCCTCGAGATTCATGCCGACTTCCTTGATCCCAGCTCCATGCTCCAAAACACAGATTTCAGCAACGGCACGAGCAATTGGTATAGCTATGTAGACGCAAACGCTGCAGCTGACATAGCCGTCAACGCAGAAAAACAAGCAACCGTCACCGTCAGCAACGCTGGATCGGCGGCCTGGCACGTCCAGCTGGGCCAGGGAGGCTTCGCCCTCGAAAACGGCCATCGGTACCGCCTCACTTTTCAGGCAAAATCGGTCAGCGGCTCCCCCAAGCTCGTCGCCGCCATCGCTCAAAACGCTTCTCCCTACGCAACGTATCAATCCTCCTCCATCGACCTTTCCCCCACGCTTCAAGAGCACGCCTTCTCCTTCACCCACACCCAAAGCAGCGAGTCCAACGCTCGCGTAGAATTCCGGCTTGGCAGCAGCGCGGGCCAAGTCGCGATCAACCAGGTTCGTCTCGTCAACCTAGACGAATCTCCCCTCACAGCCTACGAGCAGTGGAAGCAGCAACACGGCATCCGCCCCCTCGCCGACGATCGAGATCCCGACCAGGACCTTCGCCCCAATTTGCTGGAGTATCTCCTAAACACCTCCCCTCACTCCCCTAACCCATTCCAACCGGTAGCGCTCGTATCCAAAATTAACGGACAGTTGATTCTCGCCCCAAACTTTGACGCCAACTCCAAAGACGAATCCATCTCGGTCGCATTGCAACGGAGCGCCAACCTCGTCGACTGGGAAGACGGTGCCTCCTCGACGCTCCCCTTCAGTCGCTTGAAAATTATGGCTCCCCCGCCAATCCAAGACTGA
- a CDS encoding TonB-dependent receptor: MKPASYLPKLSVALIAAGSGSLFAQSVDEPTTDRVYDLEGFTVTPLEQFANQAIYGETPISFSEVGKEDLDKYLASQDIPMALNFTPSVYATNQGGGAGDARINIRGFDQRNVAVMINGVPVNDMENGWVYWSNWDGVGDIASSVQVQRGISNLDLAVPSIGGTLNIMTSPAGQNRGGMLKQEFGSDGFSKTTLIGHTGLINDKFAASAAIARKMGGSYIDGVWTDAWSWYMGASLQLNDANTIEFYGFGAPQKHGQNLYQRNIATYSESTARSFANFDEEAIDTFYERGFAYNETWNYVDASYTAPQADHHGIGPRRFEGYINERENFYDKPQVSANWYFRPEDSQWSWDNVLYYSGGEGGGTGTYGSVSRVSDFGGYFHRNRDWDAEIAQNQANLDSAGRAESTGILRNSRNNQYTIGLISKATYEASENWTTSFGLDWRTAEIQHFREVRDLLGGDYYLENEQQKTLGGIIDYNNTNTVDWLGGYWQAAYEKDDFSGFGMIGLSQISYSFQDDYNWVNGAPLIVDSDTFDGMQLKLGGRYNLNESTSVYANLGYVEKVPIFDNVIDDGSGEKYLNPPDEIFVNYEIGVNYTGAEGKLTLGANYYRTNWDDRAFSRRLELRQGEQIVFDEYVNISGVNQRHQGLEFEGSYRFNNQFSLNAAVSLNDWEYTNDVTARVPGLDSDLQQLIPSQFDLYIAKLKVGDAPQTQFSSSLTYTPQSGMYFTGAMRYNADNYSSFDPLSRTNEDDRIQSWKAPDFTVFDFHAGWKLPTDTDIEYEIFASILNVFDEEYIQDATDSDSFSGYHTDYYGDEDLGIVGSGDYRDLHDADSAAVHFGAPRRFNAGIKMSF, from the coding sequence ATGAAACCTGCATCCTACCTGCCAAAGCTTTCAGTGGCTCTGATCGCCGCTGGATCCGGCTCCCTCTTCGCCCAAAGCGTTGACGAGCCGACGACCGATAGAGTCTACGACCTCGAAGGCTTTACCGTAACCCCGCTCGAGCAATTCGCCAACCAAGCGATCTACGGTGAAACTCCGATATCCTTCTCGGAGGTCGGAAAAGAGGATCTAGACAAATACCTAGCGTCCCAGGACATCCCAATGGCGCTCAATTTCACGCCTTCCGTCTACGCAACTAACCAAGGTGGCGGAGCCGGCGATGCCCGTATCAACATCCGCGGCTTCGACCAGCGCAACGTCGCTGTCATGATCAACGGCGTTCCCGTCAACGACATGGAAAACGGCTGGGTCTACTGGTCCAACTGGGACGGCGTCGGCGACATCGCCTCCTCGGTGCAAGTCCAGCGCGGCATTTCCAATCTAGACCTCGCCGTGCCTTCCATCGGCGGTACGCTGAACATCATGACCAGCCCTGCCGGCCAAAACCGAGGCGGCATGCTGAAACAAGAGTTCGGATCAGACGGATTCTCCAAGACCACCCTCATCGGACACACCGGGCTCATCAACGACAAGTTTGCCGCCTCCGCCGCCATCGCTCGCAAAATGGGTGGCAGCTACATCGACGGAGTCTGGACCGACGCATGGAGCTGGTACATGGGAGCATCGCTACAATTAAACGATGCCAACACCATCGAGTTCTATGGGTTCGGCGCCCCTCAGAAACACGGGCAGAATCTCTACCAACGCAACATCGCCACCTATAGCGAAAGCACCGCTCGCAGCTTCGCGAACTTCGACGAGGAAGCCATCGACACCTTCTACGAGCGCGGCTTCGCCTACAACGAGACTTGGAACTACGTAGACGCGTCCTACACGGCCCCGCAAGCCGACCACCACGGCATCGGCCCTCGCCGCTTCGAAGGTTACATCAACGAACGCGAGAACTTCTACGACAAGCCGCAAGTCAGCGCCAACTGGTACTTCCGTCCAGAAGACAGCCAGTGGTCTTGGGACAACGTGCTCTACTACTCCGGCGGCGAAGGCGGCGGCACCGGCACCTACGGATCCGTTTCGCGAGTGTCCGACTTTGGTGGATACTTCCACCGCAACCGCGACTGGGACGCGGAGATCGCCCAGAACCAAGCCAACCTCGACAGCGCCGGACGCGCTGAATCGACCGGCATCCTGCGCAACTCTCGCAATAACCAGTACACCATTGGCTTGATTTCCAAGGCAACCTACGAAGCCTCTGAAAACTGGACCACGTCCTTCGGCCTCGACTGGCGCACCGCCGAAATCCAGCACTTCCGCGAAGTGCGCGACCTGCTTGGCGGCGACTACTACCTAGAGAACGAGCAGCAGAAAACGCTCGGCGGCATCATCGACTACAACAACACCAACACGGTCGACTGGCTCGGCGGATACTGGCAAGCCGCTTACGAAAAAGACGATTTCTCCGGCTTCGGCATGATCGGGCTATCACAGATCTCCTACAGCTTCCAGGACGACTACAACTGGGTGAACGGAGCGCCTCTCATAGTCGATTCCGACACCTTCGACGGGATGCAGCTCAAGCTCGGCGGACGCTACAACCTAAACGAATCCACAAGCGTGTACGCAAATTTAGGATACGTTGAAAAGGTACCAATTTTCGACAACGTCATCGACGACGGCTCAGGCGAAAAGTACCTCAACCCTCCTGACGAAATATTCGTCAACTACGAGATCGGCGTCAACTACACCGGGGCCGAAGGCAAGCTAACGCTCGGAGCCAACTACTATCGCACCAACTGGGACGACCGCGCCTTCTCGCGTCGTCTCGAACTTCGCCAAGGCGAGCAAATCGTATTCGACGAGTACGTGAACATCAGCGGCGTCAACCAGCGCCACCAAGGGCTCGAGTTCGAGGGCAGCTACCGTTTCAATAACCAGTTCAGCCTCAACGCCGCCGTTTCGCTCAATGACTGGGAATACACCAACGACGTAACCGCTCGCGTCCCCGGCCTCGACTCGGACTTGCAACAACTCATCCCTAGCCAGTTCGACCTCTACATCGCCAAGCTGAAGGTGGGCGACGCGCCGCAGACGCAGTTCTCCAGCAGCCTCACTTACACACCGCAAAGCGGCATGTACTTCACGGGCGCGATGCGATACAACGCTGACAACTACTCCAGCTTCGACCCGCTCAGCCGTACCAACGAAGACGACCGCATTCAAAGCTGGAAAGCGCCAGACTTCACAGTGTTCGACTTCCATGCCGGCTGGAAACTCCCCACCGATACCGACATCGAATACGAAATCTTCGCAAGCATCCTCAACGTCTTTGACGAAGAGTACATCCAAGACGCAACCGACTCCGACAGCTTCAGCGGATACCACACCGACTACTACGGCGACGAAGACCTAGGGATCGTAGGAAGCGGAGACTACCGCGACCTGCACGACGCCGACAGCGCCGCCGTCCACTTCGGAGCGCCTCGCCGCTTCAACGCCGGCATCAAGATGAGCTTCTAG
- a CDS encoding aminoacyl-tRNA deacylase translates to MPIARITEYLDLHRIKYQRISHSPAYTAQEVAARAHVSGWDLAKTVVVKLDDELVMAVLPASEQIDLGFLAEIVGSKRVSLAHEEDFVDRFPGCDLGAIPPFGNLYGLKVYVAPELAEDDYIFFSAGTHTELIRMAYDDFEWLVEPEMLPFAVLS, encoded by the coding sequence ATGCCTATCGCTCGAATAACCGAGTACTTGGATCTGCATCGGATCAAGTACCAGAGAATCAGTCATTCGCCTGCGTACACTGCCCAAGAGGTGGCGGCGCGAGCCCACGTCTCTGGGTGGGATTTGGCGAAGACTGTTGTAGTCAAGCTGGACGATGAGCTGGTGATGGCGGTCCTGCCGGCATCGGAGCAAATCGATCTGGGCTTTTTGGCTGAAATCGTTGGTTCCAAAAGGGTGAGCTTAGCCCATGAAGAAGACTTCGTGGATCGGTTTCCCGGTTGTGACTTAGGCGCGATCCCGCCTTTTGGAAATCTCTACGGACTGAAGGTCTACGTTGCTCCGGAGTTGGCGGAAGATGACTATATCTTCTTTTCTGCGGGCACGCACACGGAATTGATACGGATGGCTTACGATGATTTCGAATGGCTGGTTGAGCCAGAAATGTTGCCATTCGCTGTATTGAGCTAA